A single region of the Candidatus Protochlamydia amoebophila UWE25 genome encodes:
- a CDS encoding THUMP domain-containing class I SAM-dependent RNA methyltransferase, translated as MNGEKKLLFVSCASALEPLLLEELQELGLTDLQTGYRGVFINQWNWADIYKINYASRLATRVLLPLSRFRCFDRKSLYRHIYDIDWSLYLKEGNTFAIDANVHHRELRNSLFAAQVVKDAICDQLRHKVGRRPSVDVQQPHVQLNLYIQHSLAIISFDTSGTPLHKRGYRQETVEAPLQETLAAAILRLAKYSADKVFLDPCCGSGTLLIEAALMASQTPPGYLRQKWGFMNHPDYQANEWLKVRNRLDEHRKTIQPGHLFGIDINKSAVWATKTNLKAAGFGQAVEVLQADFREFSPTVPPDLIVTNPPHGKRLEEEDQLRPFYRSLGDFMKKKTARPAQGFVFTGNLELAKEVGLAASKRHVLNNGGIDSRLLAYELY; from the coding sequence GTGAACGGAGAAAAAAAATTATTATTTGTCAGCTGTGCCTCTGCGCTGGAACCTCTTTTGTTAGAAGAACTTCAAGAGCTTGGATTGACTGATTTACAAACGGGCTATCGAGGTGTTTTTATCAATCAATGGAATTGGGCGGACATTTATAAAATTAATTATGCATCACGCTTGGCCACCCGTGTTTTGTTGCCGCTTTCTCGCTTTAGATGTTTTGACCGAAAATCTTTATATCGACATATTTATGACATTGATTGGTCTCTTTATTTAAAAGAAGGAAATACATTTGCTATTGATGCCAACGTTCATCATCGCGAACTCCGTAACAGTCTTTTTGCTGCGCAAGTTGTTAAAGATGCGATTTGCGATCAGCTAAGACATAAAGTGGGCAGACGCCCTTCTGTGGATGTTCAGCAGCCTCATGTTCAACTGAATCTTTATATTCAACATTCACTCGCTATCATTAGTTTTGACACATCTGGGACTCCTCTACATAAAAGAGGTTATCGACAAGAAACAGTTGAAGCTCCTCTTCAAGAAACATTAGCTGCCGCGATACTTCGTTTAGCAAAATATTCAGCTGATAAAGTTTTTTTAGATCCTTGCTGCGGATCAGGAACTCTTTTAATTGAAGCGGCATTAATGGCAAGCCAAACCCCTCCTGGTTATCTAAGGCAAAAGTGGGGATTCATGAACCATCCTGATTATCAAGCGAATGAATGGTTAAAAGTGCGTAATCGATTAGATGAGCATCGCAAAACAATTCAGCCAGGCCACCTTTTTGGGATTGACATCAATAAAAGTGCCGTTTGGGCCACTAAAACGAATCTAAAAGCTGCAGGTTTTGGGCAAGCTGTTGAAGTCTTGCAAGCAGATTTTAGAGAGTTTTCACCGACTGTTCCACCCGATCTGATTGTGACCAATCCACCCCATGGTAAGAGATTAGAAGAAGAAGACCAACTCCGTCCTTTTTACCGTTCATTGGGCGATTTTATGAAGAAAAAAACTGCTAGGCCTGCACAAGGTTTTGTATTTACAGGTAATTTGGAACTTGCTAAAGAAGTAGGACTTGCTGCATCTAAACGACATGTTCTCAACAATGGGGGCATTGATTCGCGTTTACTTGCCTATGAACTGTATTGA
- a CDS encoding BTB/POZ domain-containing protein has product MQGPDFLSPNLNAYLNLESDRELFQALTKQPLDLIAFFEAGCEDEAWFTKHAGFIQLIIRWTAKSFYLNQLPIYYAEKLAHIIRSHQHQLKPYLLFQPALFLTFKLVIQGQIRIVNSLLLGTISPFFKDLFINYYQQLKDRWEIPKISLDTFNWIESYALKESAEELWRCESHELMAIMQQAQAWRIQGLVRDCAKLLKKYINQENVVENLIKAHRQYFLDWKVVISEVFNSYGYGLKLLPCQSETELRIEFLDFKQETLDLFHQLASFITHLTFSEDLSTSPYYGKCVNACPRLMGADLTGSTVYDNQFDDLPGSLGELNLSVCGWLRPHHIREIGHQFLNLKKLILDGNVHLNYQSWGELHRLQTLISLSTRQCHQLTNDDLKSICRNCSRLEEFDVEECRLLTDQGILEIFSSCSHLSKFNCNRCDLITDKGLLEIGVRAHLLSQLSIERCSKLTDQGLLYFLRLKPNLKELSIKGCEFSLTCLEEVRREYPFLKLLD; this is encoded by the coding sequence ATGCAAGGTCCTGATTTTTTATCTCCGAACCTTAATGCTTATCTCAATTTAGAGTCTGACCGAGAGCTTTTTCAAGCGTTAACGAAACAGCCCCTAGATTTAATTGCTTTTTTTGAGGCCGGTTGTGAGGACGAAGCTTGGTTTACAAAACACGCTGGTTTTATTCAATTAATTATTAGATGGACTGCAAAGTCATTCTATTTGAACCAACTCCCTATCTACTACGCAGAAAAACTAGCTCACATTATTCGATCTCACCAACATCAACTTAAACCTTATTTGTTATTTCAACCTGCTTTATTTTTAACATTTAAATTAGTCATTCAAGGTCAAATTCGTATTGTCAATAGCCTTTTACTGGGTACCATTAGTCCTTTTTTTAAAGACCTTTTTATCAATTATTATCAACAACTGAAAGATCGATGGGAAATCCCAAAAATTTCTCTAGATACCTTTAATTGGATCGAGAGCTATGCGTTAAAAGAAAGTGCAGAAGAATTGTGGCGATGTGAGTCTCATGAATTAATGGCAATTATGCAGCAAGCGCAAGCTTGGAGAATTCAAGGTTTAGTGCGTGATTGTGCGAAATTACTAAAGAAGTACATTAATCAAGAAAATGTTGTTGAAAACCTCATTAAAGCGCACCGTCAATATTTTTTAGATTGGAAAGTGGTTATCAGCGAAGTTTTTAATAGTTATGGGTATGGATTAAAATTATTACCTTGCCAAAGTGAGACTGAACTACGCATTGAATTTTTAGATTTTAAACAAGAAACGTTAGATCTTTTTCATCAACTTGCCTCCTTTATCACCCATCTCACGTTTAGTGAGGATTTAAGTACAAGCCCTTACTATGGGAAATGTGTGAATGCTTGCCCAAGACTCATGGGAGCAGATTTGACAGGCTCTACTGTTTATGACAACCAGTTTGATGATTTACCAGGCTCTTTGGGTGAATTAAATCTTTCTGTTTGTGGTTGGCTACGCCCTCATCATATTCGAGAGATTGGCCACCAATTTTTAAACTTGAAAAAACTGATTTTAGATGGAAATGTGCATCTCAATTATCAATCTTGGGGAGAACTACATCGCTTACAAACGTTAATTAGTTTAAGTACAAGGCAATGTCATCAATTGACGAATGACGATTTAAAATCGATTTGTCGAAATTGCTCTCGTTTAGAAGAATTTGACGTTGAAGAATGCCGTCTTCTAACAGATCAGGGAATATTAGAAATTTTTTCTAGCTGTTCCCACCTTTCTAAATTTAATTGTAACCGTTGTGACTTAATAACCGATAAAGGTCTTTTGGAAATAGGAGTTAGGGCGCATTTGTTATCTCAACTCAGCATAGAAAGATGTTCAAAATTAACAGATCAAGGACTTCTTTATTTTCTTCGTTTAAAACCCAATTTAAAAGAGTTATCGATTAAAGGTTGTGAGTTTTCTCTTACCTGTCTTGAAGAGGTCCGACGTGAATATCCTTTTTTAAAACTGCTCGATTAA
- a CDS encoding bifunctional riboflavin kinase/FAD synthetase produces MKLYSKLEEVFDKKIPQILTIGNFDGVHLGHLFVLQRVQAIAKQSDAEITVLTFSNHPSEVLRPQDPAKLLCTLPHKIKLLESNHVNHLFLIPFTNYLAKHSAASFVERIRQFIPFSHLILGHDATLGRDRQGNRLVMQTLAEMWGFEVHYLDEYRYEGLAVSSTSIRKLVQEGDLKKVHALLGRPYSIYSTISSGLGKGRQMGYPTANIEVQNLCLPPFGVYAVEIKKGQEILPGIANLGFAPTIRQNNIPLLEVHILTGQTEFSEDPIEVIFQHYIRPEKKFENIEQLRSQIRQDIELVKADQNKIQTLDF; encoded by the coding sequence ATGAAATTGTATAGTAAACTTGAAGAAGTTTTCGATAAAAAAATCCCTCAAATTCTCACGATAGGGAATTTTGATGGGGTTCACTTAGGTCATTTATTTGTCTTACAGCGCGTTCAAGCTATTGCTAAACAGTCTGATGCAGAAATAACAGTTCTTACTTTCAGCAATCATCCGTCTGAAGTTTTACGCCCGCAAGATCCTGCCAAACTTCTTTGTACTCTTCCCCATAAAATAAAATTATTAGAGTCTAATCATGTAAACCATTTATTTCTCATTCCCTTTACCAACTACCTTGCTAAACATAGCGCTGCTTCTTTTGTTGAGCGTATTCGACAATTTATCCCCTTTTCTCATCTGATTTTGGGACACGACGCAACACTTGGCAGAGACAGGCAAGGTAATCGTTTAGTGATGCAAACCTTAGCGGAAATGTGGGGCTTTGAAGTTCACTATTTAGATGAATATCGCTATGAAGGATTAGCAGTTTCTAGCACCTCTATAAGAAAGCTTGTTCAAGAAGGAGATTTAAAAAAAGTCCACGCTCTTTTAGGGCGTCCTTATTCTATTTATTCGACTATTTCAAGCGGACTTGGGAAAGGAAGACAAATGGGCTACCCTACAGCCAATATAGAAGTGCAAAATCTTTGCTTACCTCCCTTTGGGGTTTATGCGGTTGAGATTAAAAAAGGGCAAGAAATTTTACCAGGAATTGCCAACTTAGGCTTTGCCCCCACGATTAGACAAAATAACATTCCTCTTCTAGAAGTGCATATTTTGACTGGTCAAACAGAGTTTTCGGAAGATCCCATTGAGGTGATTTTTCAACACTATATTCGCCCTGAAAAAAAATTTGAAAATATAGAACAATTACGTTCACAGATTCGGCAAGATATTGAACTTGTAAAAGCTGATCAAAATAAAATTCAAACTTTAGACTTTTAA
- the truB gene encoding tRNA pseudouridine(55) synthase TruB translates to MINTCALKNYLEKSQKKESPAKETIVTSLNRSLSTPPSHLEGILLINKPKGKTSFSLVRDLRKRLGVKKIGHAGTLDPFATGVMVMLVGRNYTRLSDQFLLSDKEYIAEAYLGVVTDSYDCEGQVLSQSNIIPTLEQIKEAFSLFQGKIEQVPPMFSAKKQQGKKLYELARQGIVVERQPVKISIHTELLSYNYPYLNFRIECSKGTYIRSIAYDLGTKLGCGAHLSNLTRTRSGAFCLENCLNGAEIHTVTNLEQNLIRND, encoded by the coding sequence TTGATAAACACATGCGCATTGAAGAATTACTTGGAAAAATCACAAAAGAAAGAGAGTCCCGCCAAGGAGACAATAGTGACCAGCTTGAACAGGAGCCTTAGCACTCCTCCTTCTCATTTAGAAGGAATTCTACTTATCAATAAACCTAAGGGTAAAACATCCTTTAGCCTTGTTAGAGATCTTCGCAAAAGACTTGGAGTAAAAAAAATTGGGCATGCCGGCACTTTAGACCCTTTTGCAACAGGCGTCATGGTGATGTTAGTCGGTCGTAATTACACGAGACTTTCCGATCAATTTCTTTTGAGTGATAAAGAATACATTGCTGAAGCTTATTTAGGAGTTGTTACAGATTCTTACGATTGTGAAGGCCAGGTATTATCTCAATCAAATATTATTCCGACTCTAGAACAAATCAAAGAAGCCTTTTCTTTGTTTCAAGGAAAAATAGAACAAGTCCCGCCTATGTTTTCTGCCAAAAAGCAACAAGGGAAAAAGTTGTATGAATTAGCAAGACAGGGAATAGTGGTAGAGAGACAGCCCGTAAAAATTTCTATTCATACGGAGTTACTTTCGTACAACTATCCCTATTTAAATTTTCGCATCGAATGTAGCAAAGGAACCTATATACGTAGCATCGCGTATGACTTGGGTACAAAACTCGGTTGTGGAGCCCATTTATCCAATTTAACCCGCACGCGAAGCGGAGCTTTTTGTTTAGAAAATTGCCTTAATGGGGCAGAGATTCATACCGTCACCAATTTAGAACAAAATTTGATTCGTAACGACTAA
- the rbfA gene encoding 30S ribosome-binding factor RbfA yields MAIQRTDRLNSLLKEVISEVIRRDVRNPYVTELVTVTRVQISRDLRYAKVFISIIGSEQAKVETIEALNSAAGFIAVNASQKVVMRYFPELNFKLDDSVDKHMRIEELLGKITKERESRQGDNSDQLEQEP; encoded by the coding sequence ATGGCTATTCAGCGAACAGACAGACTCAACTCCCTATTAAAAGAAGTTATTTCAGAGGTCATTAGACGTGACGTGCGGAATCCGTACGTCACGGAACTTGTCACAGTGACTCGTGTTCAAATTTCAAGAGATTTACGATATGCGAAAGTATTTATCAGTATTATTGGATCTGAGCAAGCGAAAGTGGAAACGATTGAAGCTTTAAATTCTGCTGCTGGATTTATTGCAGTTAATGCTTCACAAAAAGTTGTTATGCGCTATTTTCCAGAGCTTAATTTTAAATTAGATGATAGCGTTGATAAACACATGCGCATTGAAGAATTACTTGGAAAAATCACAAAAGAAAGAGAGTCCCGCCAAGGAGACAATAGTGACCAGCTTGAACAGGAGCCTTAG
- the infB gene encoding translation initiation factor IF-2: MAKNLKLNIKNAQIAEAINLSGLKSKLAKKKEEESTQKSSAAKSTSKTTKTEVEELPKEEAPRIRARSKSAFAEAPADQSSKEITEEIKTSQDEESISREAAKVIEEKSRMKTSAEIRQEIFGEELSQAPSKDSSQELEFAEKIKTNETKPTTFIEPTIASPAPAEPKSLVEDKTSITHVYQNQKRDIPIRESLPPQEKLGPTGKHMRDFIKPKPQPERVSRPLEANNSNQKEVSEANKEKLDKNKIKPKSKGFEEPKVLTADDDARKGLKSPKFKEFKDIKPARKPETRQFDARDRQGLRTSDEDQHWRKKKNKQRQNIQEDTTIRPTSLKVRLPISIKDLASEMKLKASQLVGKLFLQGIVVTLNDLLEDETTAQLLGQEFGCEITIDTAEEKRIQITDKSIREELQQSPTDQLQLRPPVVAFMGHVDHGKTSLIDAIRKSNRAAGEAGAITQHIGAFRCHTTVGDIAILDTPGHEAFSAMRARGADVTDIVVLVVAGDEGLRQQSIEAIQHARAANVIIVVAINKCDKPNFNPDNVYRQLAEQNLLPEPWGGQTITVNCSAVTGEGIPELLEMLALQAEVLELRANPSMRARGTVLESEMHKGLGSVATILVQNGTLKRGDALVFGLLWGRVKTMHDEYGKELQEAGPSTPVEITGLSGLPEAGQEFIVVKNEKEAREIANVRSEGARQNTFMLQQKKKVSMENMLQQASATGKKMLNIVLRADVQGSLEALKVALLKIESDKADLNIIFNGVGEVSESDVQLAAASKAIVLGFHTQIESHAEALVKQLGVQVRLHNIIYHAIDDIKVLMAGLLEKIAQETEKGKAIVKATFKSSQAGIIAGCQVIEGSIHRNNYVRLKRGQEVIWKGTISSLKRVKEDVREVQKGIECGILLNNFTDILEGDIIEAYDITYISQEL; encoded by the coding sequence TTGGCCAAGAATCTAAAATTGAATATTAAAAACGCCCAAATTGCAGAAGCGATTAATTTAAGCGGTTTAAAAAGCAAGTTGGCGAAGAAAAAGGAAGAGGAGTCTACCCAGAAATCCTCTGCCGCTAAATCTACGTCCAAAACAACAAAAACAGAAGTGGAAGAATTACCAAAAGAAGAAGCTCCAAGAATTCGAGCTCGTTCTAAATCCGCTTTTGCAGAAGCACCTGCAGACCAATCATCTAAGGAAATAACAGAAGAGATTAAAACCTCCCAAGATGAAGAATCTATTTCTAGAGAAGCTGCAAAAGTCATTGAAGAAAAATCTCGCATGAAAACAAGTGCAGAAATTCGTCAAGAAATTTTTGGGGAAGAGCTTTCTCAAGCGCCTTCAAAAGACAGTTCGCAAGAATTAGAATTTGCAGAAAAAATTAAAACTAACGAAACCAAGCCTACAACTTTTATCGAACCGACTATTGCATCCCCTGCTCCGGCCGAGCCTAAATCACTTGTCGAGGACAAAACTTCTATTACACATGTTTATCAAAACCAGAAAAGAGATATTCCTATTCGAGAATCATTACCACCTCAAGAGAAACTTGGTCCGACTGGAAAGCACATGAGAGATTTTATAAAACCTAAACCTCAGCCAGAGCGCGTTTCTCGCCCATTGGAAGCCAATAACTCAAATCAAAAAGAAGTTTCTGAAGCAAACAAAGAAAAGCTTGATAAAAACAAAATCAAGCCAAAAAGTAAAGGTTTTGAAGAGCCTAAAGTACTTACTGCAGATGATGATGCTCGCAAAGGACTTAAATCCCCTAAATTTAAAGAATTTAAGGATATTAAACCTGCACGTAAGCCAGAAACTCGTCAATTTGACGCACGCGATAGACAAGGGCTTCGAACTTCGGACGAAGATCAACATTGGCGTAAAAAGAAAAATAAACAACGCCAAAATATACAAGAAGATACAACAATACGTCCTACTTCTTTAAAGGTACGTCTTCCTATTTCTATTAAAGACTTAGCTTCTGAAATGAAATTAAAAGCATCACAATTGGTAGGGAAATTATTTCTACAAGGTATTGTTGTTACACTAAATGACTTGTTAGAAGATGAAACAACAGCACAATTGCTTGGGCAAGAATTCGGATGTGAAATTACAATTGACACAGCAGAAGAAAAGCGTATTCAGATTACTGATAAGAGTATTCGAGAAGAGCTACAACAATCTCCAACCGATCAACTACAGTTACGCCCTCCTGTCGTTGCCTTCATGGGTCATGTTGACCATGGAAAAACGAGCTTAATCGATGCGATTCGAAAAAGTAATCGTGCGGCTGGTGAAGCTGGTGCCATTACTCAGCATATTGGTGCATTCCGTTGTCATACGACTGTAGGTGATATCGCTATCCTTGACACCCCTGGCCACGAAGCTTTTTCGGCTATGCGTGCTCGAGGTGCAGACGTTACAGATATTGTTGTCCTCGTTGTTGCTGGTGATGAAGGCCTTAGACAACAATCTATTGAAGCCATTCAACACGCAAGAGCTGCTAATGTTATCATCGTTGTGGCTATTAATAAATGTGACAAGCCAAACTTTAATCCCGATAACGTTTACAGGCAATTAGCTGAACAGAATCTTCTTCCAGAACCTTGGGGTGGACAAACGATTACAGTCAATTGCTCGGCAGTTACAGGAGAAGGAATTCCAGAATTATTAGAAATGCTTGCTTTACAAGCAGAAGTTTTGGAATTGAGAGCTAACCCAAGCATGCGTGCTCGTGGAACAGTTCTTGAATCTGAAATGCATAAAGGTCTAGGATCTGTAGCTACAATTTTAGTTCAGAATGGAACATTAAAGCGTGGAGATGCTTTAGTATTTGGATTGCTATGGGGTCGTGTAAAGACCATGCACGATGAATATGGAAAAGAATTGCAAGAAGCAGGACCTTCCACTCCAGTTGAAATTACAGGACTTTCAGGTCTACCCGAAGCTGGCCAGGAATTTATCGTAGTGAAAAACGAAAAAGAAGCTCGTGAAATTGCAAATGTCCGTTCTGAAGGAGCTCGTCAAAATACTTTTATGTTGCAGCAGAAGAAGAAAGTTTCGATGGAAAACATGCTTCAGCAAGCTTCAGCAACAGGTAAAAAGATGTTGAATATTGTTTTAAGAGCTGACGTGCAAGGATCACTTGAAGCTTTAAAAGTTGCCTTATTAAAAATTGAATCGGATAAAGCTGATCTTAATATTATTTTTAATGGTGTAGGAGAAGTATCTGAATCCGATGTTCAATTGGCAGCTGCTTCTAAAGCGATTGTACTTGGATTCCACACTCAAATTGAAAGTCATGCGGAAGCTCTAGTTAAACAATTAGGTGTTCAGGTTCGTTTGCACAATATTATTTATCATGCCATCGATGATATTAAAGTCTTAATGGCTGGTCTACTCGAAAAAATTGCGCAAGAAACAGAAAAAGGTAAAGCTATTGTTAAAGCAACCTTCAAATCTTCGCAAGCCGGCATCATTGCTGGTTGCCAAGTTATTGAAGGCAGCATTCACCGCAATAACTATGTACGCCTTAAAAGAGGTCAGGAAGTGATTTGGAAAGGAACAATTTCATCTCTTAAACGTGTCAAAGAAGATGTACGCGAAGTTCAAAAAGGAATCGAGTGTGGTATTCTTCTTAATAACTTCACAGATATTCTTGAAGGAGATATCATTGAAGCTTATGACATTACTTATATATCTCAAGAGTTATAA
- the nusA gene encoding transcription termination factor NusA, with product MNKDLIAIFEYLEREKGIKRELVISAIEESLQAAARKSVSGASNVTVTIHPKTGNIDVYCEKEIVDDVEVPSQEISLLAAREIDPDAEIGQFIDIVVTPKDFGRIAAQKARQIITQKLRGAERDVIYEEYRHRINELISGTIKRFVRGSNLIIDLGKVEAILPTREYPKTEKYQVGEKVLALVLEVKDTENGGAEVILSRSHPEFVKQLLVQEVPEVSDGTIIIDKIVRDAGYRTKLTVRSTDLKVDPVGACVGMRGNRVKNIVRELHNEKIDIIPFSNDPIELLQNALSPIEIRKINLNEEDGIISIVVEDDDFAAVIGKKGMNARLNSRLIGYDLEVQRMTDYNRAMAIERNELAATDDPTLDQPLVGIEGINSLIFDHLVDAGYHTLKSLLTATPKELAAIPGISLEMADKILEQIRKQRT from the coding sequence ATGAACAAAGATCTGATTGCAATCTTTGAATATTTAGAACGAGAAAAAGGCATTAAGCGAGAGCTTGTTATCAGTGCGATTGAAGAATCTTTACAAGCAGCAGCTCGTAAAAGCGTGAGCGGAGCCTCCAATGTAACAGTCACTATCCATCCAAAAACTGGGAATATTGATGTTTATTGTGAAAAGGAAATTGTGGATGATGTAGAAGTTCCCTCTCAAGAAATTTCTTTACTAGCAGCGCGTGAAATTGACCCAGATGCTGAAATTGGACAGTTTATCGACATCGTTGTGACTCCCAAAGATTTTGGTCGAATTGCTGCGCAAAAAGCCCGTCAAATTATTACACAAAAACTTCGCGGGGCTGAAAGAGATGTAATTTATGAAGAATATCGCCACCGAATTAACGAACTGATTTCAGGAACAATTAAGCGATTTGTTAGAGGTTCTAATTTAATTATTGATCTTGGAAAAGTTGAAGCGATTTTACCAACCCGGGAATATCCTAAAACTGAAAAATATCAAGTGGGTGAAAAAGTTCTAGCCCTTGTTCTCGAAGTTAAAGATACTGAAAATGGTGGCGCTGAAGTGATTTTATCACGTAGCCACCCAGAGTTTGTAAAACAACTTTTAGTACAAGAAGTTCCGGAGGTAAGTGATGGAACAATTATTATTGACAAGATTGTTCGTGATGCAGGTTATCGCACGAAACTAACCGTTCGCTCGACTGATTTGAAAGTTGATCCTGTCGGAGCTTGCGTTGGAATGAGGGGCAATCGCGTAAAGAACATTGTACGTGAACTTCATAACGAAAAAATTGATATTATTCCTTTTTCAAATGATCCTATTGAACTTTTGCAAAATGCCCTATCTCCCATAGAAATTCGAAAGATCAATTTAAATGAAGAAGATGGTATCATTTCTATTGTTGTAGAAGACGATGATTTTGCAGCAGTCATTGGTAAAAAAGGAATGAATGCGCGCCTTAATAGTCGACTTATTGGATATGACTTAGAGGTACAGCGTATGACAGATTATAATCGTGCCATGGCAATTGAAAGAAACGAATTGGCTGCAACAGATGACCCAACTCTTGATCAACCCTTGGTAGGTATTGAAGGAATCAACAGTTTAATCTTTGACCATCTGGTTGATGCTGGTTATCATACATTAAAATCTCTGCTAACGGCAACTCCTAAAGAATTAGCCGCAATACCAGGCATTAGCCTTGAAATGGCAGATAAAATTTTAGAACAAATAAGAAAACAAAGGACATAG
- the rpsA gene encoding 30S ribosomal protein S1: MFKHPQHTWNESNIVDDVQFQETDAELFKNLLTQKEALPADENSLMSPGSILKGRIVEITKDHVVVDVGLKSEGLVPIEEFSDPSQVYLDAEVEVLLDQAEDDNGQIVLSREKAERLRQWEYILEHCEEGSIVKGRVIRKVKGGLMVDIGMEAFLPGSQIDNKRIKNLDDYLGKTYEFKILKINIERKNVVVSRRELLEAERISKKAEVLEHIQPSDIREGVVKNITDFGVFLDLDGIDGLLHITDMTWKRIKHPSEMVQLGQKLEVMILSVDKDKGRVALGLKQKGPNPWDQIEQKYPPGTRVHGKIVNLLPYGAFIEIEPGIEGLIHVSEMSWVKNITDPSEVVKKGDDVEAIVLSVQKEEGKISLGIKQTEHNPWDDVEKKYPVSNIVKAEIRTLTNYGAFVELEPGVEGLIHISDLSWIKKVSHPSEVLRKGDVVDAIILSVDKESKKITLGVKQLSTNPWESIEKTMPVGSLVKGKVTKITAFGAFVELDSGIEGLIHVTELSDQAFGKVEDVVAKGDEVTAKVIKLDPEHKKIALSIKEYLIDQNQYNRDDIVVTPAKRKKKDEQKNNEDDESGSEQESEK, from the coding sequence ATGTTTAAACACCCTCAACATACTTGGAATGAAAGCAACATCGTTGATGATGTCCAGTTTCAAGAAACAGATGCAGAATTATTTAAAAACCTTTTAACTCAAAAAGAAGCACTTCCAGCTGACGAAAACTCTTTAATGAGCCCTGGTAGCATACTGAAAGGTCGCATTGTAGAGATTACGAAAGATCATGTTGTTGTCGATGTTGGGTTAAAATCTGAAGGGCTTGTACCTATTGAAGAATTTTCCGATCCCTCTCAAGTTTATTTGGATGCCGAAGTAGAAGTTTTACTTGATCAAGCAGAAGATGATAATGGACAGATTGTTCTATCAAGAGAAAAAGCTGAGCGCCTCCGCCAGTGGGAATACATTCTAGAGCATTGTGAAGAAGGGTCAATTGTTAAAGGTCGTGTTATCCGAAAAGTTAAAGGCGGCTTAATGGTTGATATTGGAATGGAAGCATTCCTTCCAGGGTCGCAAATAGACAATAAACGCATTAAAAATCTTGATGATTACCTCGGCAAAACATATGAATTCAAGATTTTAAAAATCAATATTGAGCGTAAAAACGTTGTTGTTTCACGCCGTGAATTATTAGAAGCTGAACGTATTTCTAAGAAAGCAGAAGTATTAGAACACATTCAACCTAGTGATATCCGTGAAGGCGTTGTTAAAAATATTACAGATTTCGGTGTTTTCTTAGATTTAGATGGTATTGACGGTCTTCTTCATATCACAGATATGACATGGAAGCGTATTAAACACCCGTCTGAAATGGTTCAATTAGGTCAAAAACTTGAAGTTATGATCTTAAGTGTAGACAAAGACAAAGGTCGTGTTGCTTTAGGTCTCAAACAAAAAGGACCGAATCCATGGGATCAGATCGAGCAAAAATACCCACCAGGAACGCGCGTTCATGGTAAAATTGTTAATCTTCTTCCTTACGGTGCTTTTATTGAAATCGAGCCAGGGATCGAAGGACTCATTCACGTTTCTGAAATGTCATGGGTAAAAAATATTACAGATCCAAGTGAAGTTGTCAAAAAAGGTGATGACGTTGAAGCGATTGTTTTATCGGTTCAAAAAGAAGAAGGAAAAATTTCTCTTGGAATTAAACAAACAGAGCATAATCCTTGGGATGATGTTGAGAAAAAATACCCTGTTTCAAACATTGTTAAGGCAGAAATTCGCACTCTAACAAATTATGGTGCTTTTGTTGAATTAGAACCTGGTGTCGAGGGTCTTATTCATATTTCTGATCTAAGCTGGATCAAAAAAGTTTCTCATCCATCAGAAGTATTACGTAAAGGCGATGTTGTTGACGCTATTATTTTATCAGTAGATAAAGAAAGCAAAAAAATTACGCTTGGCGTGAAACAACTTAGTACAAATCCATGGGAATCTATTGAAAAGACAATGCCTGTTGGAAGTTTAGTTAAAGGAAAAGTAACTAAAATCACAGCATTTGGTGCTTTCGTTGAGTTAGATAGTGGAATTGAAGGTTTAATTCATGTTACAGAACTGTCTGATCAAGCATTTGGAAAAGTAGAAGATGTCGTAGCTAAAGGTGACGAAGTCACTGCTAAAGTGATTAAGTTAGATCCTGAGCACAAAAAAATTGCTTTATCGATTAAAGAATATTTAATTGATCAAAATCAATATAATCGCGACGATATTGTTGTGACTCCTGCTAAGCGCAAGAAAAAAGATGAACAGAAAAATAATGAAGACGACGAGTCTGGCTCAGAACAAGAGTCTGAAAAGTAA